The proteins below are encoded in one region of Alistipes communis:
- a CDS encoding RagB/SusD family nutrient uptake outer membrane protein produces MKIKNILYATLFSASLLFQSCSLDEDTSGISSPDNFFRKYSECQSVVNSCYIPIKSIYTYTYMLATECVTDIAYCPSGTRDASLDISPAVPRFGSTVWTQGYLGVQRCNFAVNGIERAYQNEVLSEEQYLQLLCEAKTLRAFYYWTLTCFFGNVPFYFDDVTDNEVLNRIQVLPRMDADETRATVIKDLQSIAPLVDQTRTYDNEANRLGASCAYMLIAKMAMWNKEWDTALEALQQIETIYGPLSQYDYAQNILFRNKNTPESIMEIQHTYTQGGLTYTSNVACICQPYPRSANSSIYDGVDIPELGDQATVWTAMRPNVYFCQGLQSKMGKDIRAKYNMAWGYEDKTFNSTNTRPWCGPKFWCPNMQASADGNNYKVFRYADALLMMAECYFYKENYEKSIEYLDMTRTRAGLGNYIYRTPARLEEEIRNERARELFGEFQRKYDLVRWGIWYDAVTSNSDYGPLQLNTTSSLIKPCHRYYPIPDTEVTYSKNNLDNNEYKAYGL; encoded by the coding sequence ATGAAAATCAAGAACATATTGTATGCGACGCTCTTCTCGGCTTCCCTCTTGTTCCAGTCGTGTTCGCTCGACGAGGACACGTCGGGAATTTCGAGTCCCGACAATTTCTTCCGCAAATACTCGGAGTGCCAGTCGGTCGTGAACAGCTGCTACATCCCCATCAAATCGATTTACACCTACACCTACATGCTCGCCACCGAATGCGTCACCGACATCGCATACTGCCCGTCGGGTACGCGCGACGCCAGTCTGGACATCTCGCCCGCCGTGCCGCGTTTCGGCTCGACCGTCTGGACACAGGGCTACCTCGGCGTACAGCGCTGCAATTTCGCCGTCAACGGCATCGAACGCGCCTATCAGAACGAAGTACTCTCCGAAGAGCAATACCTGCAACTGCTCTGCGAGGCCAAGACTCTGCGCGCGTTCTACTACTGGACGCTGACCTGCTTCTTCGGCAACGTTCCCTTCTACTTCGACGACGTCACCGACAACGAGGTGCTCAACCGCATTCAGGTGCTGCCGCGCATGGATGCCGACGAAACGCGCGCGACAGTAATCAAAGACTTGCAGTCGATCGCGCCGCTCGTCGACCAGACTCGCACCTACGACAACGAGGCCAACCGGCTGGGAGCCTCCTGCGCCTACATGCTCATCGCCAAAATGGCCATGTGGAACAAGGAGTGGGACACGGCCCTCGAAGCGCTGCAACAGATCGAGACCATCTACGGCCCCCTGTCGCAGTACGACTACGCCCAGAACATCCTCTTCCGCAACAAGAACACTCCCGAATCCATCATGGAGATTCAGCACACCTACACGCAGGGCGGTCTCACCTATACCTCCAACGTGGCCTGCATCTGCCAGCCCTATCCGCGTTCGGCCAACTCGTCCATCTACGACGGCGTCGACATTCCCGAACTCGGCGATCAGGCGACCGTATGGACGGCCATGCGGCCGAACGTCTACTTCTGTCAGGGACTCCAATCCAAGATGGGCAAGGATATCCGCGCCAAATACAACATGGCGTGGGGCTATGAAGACAAGACCTTCAACAGCACCAACACCCGTCCCTGGTGCGGTCCGAAATTCTGGTGCCCGAACATGCAGGCATCGGCCGACGGCAACAATTACAAGGTATTCCGCTACGCCGACGCGCTGCTGATGATGGCCGAGTGCTACTTCTACAAAGAAAACTACGAGAAGTCGATCGAGTACCTCGACATGACCCGCACGCGCGCCGGACTGGGCAACTACATCTACCGTACGCCCGCACGCCTGGAAGAGGAGATTCGCAACGAACGGGCGCGGGAGCTCTTCGGCGAATTCCAGCGCAAGTACGATCTGGTGCGCTGGGGCATCTGGTACGATGCGGTGACGAGCAACAGCGACTATGGCCCTCTGCAACTCAATACGACGTCCAGCCTCATCAAACCGTGCCACCGCTACTACCCCATTCCCGACACGGAGGTAACCTACTCGAAGAATAACCTCGACAACAACGAATACAAGGCCTACGGGTTGTAA
- a CDS encoding SusC/RagA family TonB-linked outer membrane protein — MSLGAILIMLAAYTAPAKAQEQPQAVHGIIFDSEGNPLVGATVVVAGGVQGTTTDTKGKFTLKVKPSDSLTFSYLGYTSQTTKVGSRTKFNIRLEKDASTDIEEVVVIGYGQVAKKDLTGSVSTVKMNDIKDLPTLSVDNALQGRIAGADFMSTTGEPGATTTIRIRGTRSINASNEPLIVVDGVMDAIHDLNDINSDDIASISVLKDASSTAIYGSRGANGVILITTKRGLGTTGKPNITFKTDIGFSQLPRHLDIMNAAEFAQYRNDYASFGSDANHPDIGADTPLSGSVYPDPLSLGEGTDWIKEITRTAIYSNYALSLSGTNEKASYYSSFSYNDTQGIIDDSGQKRFTGRINLERQLFKWLKVGYTGSYTWRHNDQNKATIGGTNWWSGAQYLSPLLKPTDTYNPLYYNGQKINTPRALIDQNTHYLERHSSNHNFSLKLEPIKNFTINSTFSYYLYQRHTYRYYPGTLPMKSENEGGEAYRADWDENSFSWETTAGYKFEKNGHALDVLGGFSAYRFVSHDFNLSGKGYMDDAIMWNNMNAVLDKETYSAGTAYSKKTKMSVYARLNYNWKSRYYLTVTGRYDGASNFAANNKWAFFPSAAVKWNLANENFLKDCDWIDDLSIRVSAGLTGNDAISTYRSLAVLSSTTGGYLFDGSQPVAFYRSRLDSPDLTWEKTAAYNVAIDWSMFKGRLNITAEAYKSKTTDLLMSLAVAAQTGYTSRWTNIGSTSNKGIELSIESQNIVRPNFHWTTTLTMSHNDQMVDDIGSEDFISAYDSPGNNSYMMYGYVKGYPLNSLWGFKYGGTWKNADERKENEITKTYVSVSNTDGGARYYDVNHDGVMSREDLIYQGNADPYLYGGLQNTFYIHGFKLGVYFAYSLGGKIYNYSEIYMAGSQFANQYRYMLDAWHPVRNPNSDIPRAGAKSDAALPSDFMIHDASYLRLKNVTLAYTFDLRKKCSWLRDLTLSVSGENLYLWKKYNGFDPDVSSEGTSSTLRRMDLGAYPKPRTIIFSIQLRY; from the coding sequence ATGTCGCTGGGGGCGATTCTGATAATGCTCGCAGCATACACGGCACCGGCGAAGGCTCAGGAACAGCCGCAGGCGGTTCACGGCATCATCTTCGACTCCGAAGGCAATCCGCTGGTCGGAGCCACAGTGGTCGTCGCTGGCGGAGTGCAGGGCACGACGACCGACACCAAAGGTAAATTCACACTCAAAGTCAAACCCTCCGATTCGCTGACATTCTCCTACCTCGGCTACACGTCACAGACGACGAAGGTGGGCAGCCGCACGAAATTCAACATCCGGCTGGAAAAGGACGCCTCCACCGACATCGAAGAAGTGGTGGTCATCGGCTACGGCCAAGTGGCCAAGAAAGACCTGACCGGTTCGGTCTCTACGGTCAAGATGAACGACATCAAGGACCTGCCCACGCTCTCGGTCGACAACGCATTGCAGGGACGTATCGCCGGCGCCGACTTCATGTCGACCACCGGCGAACCGGGCGCCACCACGACCATCCGTATCCGCGGCACGCGTTCGATCAACGCCTCGAACGAACCGCTGATCGTCGTCGACGGCGTGATGGACGCCATCCACGACCTGAACGACATCAACTCCGACGACATCGCTTCCATCTCCGTGCTGAAAGACGCCTCGTCGACGGCCATCTACGGTTCACGCGGCGCCAACGGCGTCATCCTCATCACCACCAAACGGGGACTCGGCACGACGGGCAAGCCGAACATCACGTTCAAGACCGACATCGGCTTCTCGCAGCTGCCCCGCCACCTCGACATCATGAACGCGGCGGAATTCGCACAATACCGCAACGACTACGCCTCGTTCGGCTCCGACGCCAACCATCCCGACATCGGCGCCGATACGCCGCTCTCCGGCTCGGTGTACCCCGACCCGCTCTCGCTGGGCGAGGGAACCGACTGGATCAAGGAGATCACCCGCACGGCCATCTACTCGAATTACGCGCTCTCGCTCTCGGGCACCAACGAGAAAGCCTCGTACTACTCTTCGTTCTCCTACAACGATACGCAGGGCATCATCGACGACAGCGGCCAGAAGCGCTTCACGGGGCGTATCAACCTCGAACGCCAGCTGTTCAAATGGCTGAAAGTCGGTTACACGGGGTCTTATACATGGAGGCACAACGACCAGAACAAGGCCACGATAGGCGGCACCAACTGGTGGAGCGGCGCCCAATACCTGTCACCGCTGCTCAAACCGACGGACACATACAACCCGCTGTACTACAACGGACAGAAAATCAATACGCCGCGTGCGTTGATCGACCAGAACACCCATTACCTCGAACGTCATTCGAGCAACCACAACTTCTCGCTCAAACTGGAACCGATCAAGAACTTCACGATCAACAGCACCTTCTCCTACTACCTCTACCAGCGTCACACGTACCGTTACTATCCGGGCACGCTGCCCATGAAGAGCGAAAACGAAGGCGGCGAGGCATACCGCGCCGACTGGGACGAGAATTCGTTCTCGTGGGAGACGACGGCCGGCTACAAGTTCGAGAAGAACGGCCATGCGCTGGACGTCCTCGGCGGCTTCTCGGCCTACCGGTTCGTGTCGCACGACTTCAATCTCTCGGGCAAAGGCTACATGGACGACGCCATCATGTGGAACAACATGAACGCTGTCCTGGACAAGGAGACCTACTCGGCAGGCACGGCCTACTCGAAAAAGACCAAGATGTCGGTCTACGCCCGTCTGAACTACAACTGGAAATCGCGCTACTACCTCACGGTGACCGGCCGTTACGACGGCGCCTCGAACTTCGCGGCCAACAACAAGTGGGCATTCTTCCCGTCGGCGGCCGTCAAGTGGAATCTGGCCAACGAGAACTTCCTGAAAGACTGCGACTGGATAGACGACCTGTCGATTCGCGTGAGCGCCGGTCTGACCGGCAACGACGCGATCAGCACCTACCGTTCGCTGGCCGTGCTCTCGTCCACCACAGGCGGCTATCTGTTCGACGGCTCGCAGCCTGTCGCCTTCTACCGCAGCCGTCTGGATTCGCCCGACCTGACATGGGAGAAGACGGCCGCCTACAACGTGGCCATCGACTGGTCGATGTTCAAAGGACGCCTGAACATCACGGCCGAAGCCTACAAATCCAAGACAACCGATCTGCTCATGTCGCTGGCCGTAGCCGCCCAGACGGGTTACACCTCGCGCTGGACCAATATCGGCTCGACGTCGAACAAGGGCATCGAGCTTTCGATCGAGAGCCAGAACATCGTGCGGCCGAACTTCCACTGGACGACGACGCTCACGATGTCGCATAACGACCAGATGGTCGACGACATCGGCTCGGAAGACTTCATTTCGGCTTACGACTCGCCGGGCAACAACAGCTACATGATGTACGGATACGTCAAGGGATACCCGCTCAACTCGCTGTGGGGCTTCAAGTACGGCGGCACGTGGAAAAACGCCGACGAACGCAAGGAGAACGAAATTACGAAGACCTACGTGAGCGTCTCCAACACCGACGGCGGCGCACGCTACTACGACGTCAACCACGACGGCGTGATGTCGCGCGAAGACCTGATTTATCAGGGCAACGCCGACCCCTATCTGTATGGCGGTCTGCAAAACACGTTCTACATTCACGGCTTCAAACTGGGTGTCTATTTCGCCTACTCGCTCGGCGGCAAGATCTACAACTATTCGGAGATCTACATGGCCGGTTCCCAGTTCGCGAACCAGTACCGCTACATGCTCGACGCCTGGCATCCCGTGCGCAACCCCAACTCCGACATCCCGCGCGCCGGAGCCAAGAGCGACGCCGCGCTACCGAGCGACTTCATGATTCACGACGCTTCGTATCTGCGACTGAAAAACGTCACGCTCGCCTACACGTTCGATTTGCGGAAAAAATGCTCGTGGCTGCGCGACCTCACGCTGAGCGTATCGGGCGAAAACCTCTATCTGTGGAAGAAATACAACGGATTCGATCCCGACGTATCGAGCGAAGGCACCTCGTCGACGCTGCGCCGCATGGACTTGGGCGCCTACCCCAAACCCCGAACCATCATATTCAGCATCCAGTTGAGATACTAA